Proteins encoded together in one Lathyrus oleraceus cultivar Zhongwan6 chromosome 5, CAAS_Psat_ZW6_1.0, whole genome shotgun sequence window:
- the LOC127084789 gene encoding uncharacterized protein LOC127084789, which translates to MQGGCIADIGSCGTGFDSASGSVRTKKFRTKGSELADRKGEKNKAMPRAPSIRCSSIDEALSLSYRARCNKG; encoded by the coding sequence ATGCAAGGAGGATGTATAGCTGATATAGGATCTTGTGGAACAGGATTTGATTCTGCAAGCGGTTCGGTACGAACGAAGAAATTTCGAACAAAAGGATCGGAACTCGCTGATAGGAAAGGAGAGAAAAACAAAGCAATGCCAAGAGCTCCGTCAATCCGCTGTTCATCGATAGACGAAGCTCTCTCTTTATCATATCGTGCCAGATGCAACAAAGGATGA